TGGAGATTTTGGTCTCAGAAATATAGTAGCAGAAGCTTATGCTGATTTAGGTCTTAAGAAAGAAGAGCTGTGCATGGTATCAGGTATCGGTCAGGCTGCCAAATCTCCTCAATATTACCATACAAGTTACTTTAACGGACTTCATGGCAGAGCATTACCCGCAGCTGCTGCCATTAAGATGGTAAATCCTGAACTAAAAGTTGTTGTACAAAGCGGTGACGGAGACATGTACGGAGAAGGGGGCAATCACTTTATTCATAATAATAGAAGGAATTCCGATATCACCGTTATAGTTCATGATAATATGATATATGGACTCACTAAAGGACAGGCGGCTCCTACTTCGCAATTGGGACATAAAACACCGATACAAGTCGACGGAGTCATTGAAGAACCTTTTAACCCATTGGCTGTGGCTATTTCAATGGGAGCAACTTTTGTAGCCAAAAGTTCCGTCCATGAAAAAGAGCTAACCAAAGAACTGATTAAGCAGGCAATACAACATGATGGTTTTGCATTAGTAGATGTATTTCAATCGTGCGTATCCTTTAATAAGGTTAATACTAATCAGTGGTTCAAAGATAATACTTACATTCTTGATAAGGATTATGACCCAGGCAATAAAGTAAAAGCATTTAAAAAGTCATTGGAAAGAGAACCCTGGCCGTTGGGTTTAATCTATAAGTCAGACTCAAGAAAGTCATACAATAAAAACGTTTCCATGTTTAAAAATGACAGCACTCCTTTGTATAAACGCAAACGGGATATAAGTGTCGTCAAGAAAATTATGGAAAGCATGAAGTAAATTATTTTGACCACCCTTTTCAGGATTGGCAAGCAATAATGTTCAACTGGAAATGGTGGTTTTAATCCTCTTGTCCCCCATAGTGATTTGATTAATCGCTGGAAAAATTACAGTCTCAACTTGCTTGAGCTGTTTCAGGAGTTTGTCGAAAAGGATGATAAGAGTATTCTTTTCCTATCCATACTATTTACAGGACTCACATCCCGTCCCTGCCATTTCGAATTCCAATGTGCTATGAACGATTGAAAAATCATCTACGAGACGGTGTTTAATTTGCTGTTTCAAAGCTTCCATTTGCTTTATAGGAAAATTCTCGGGGATAACAATATGCGCCTCCAGAGCTCGGCGATCTTCTTCCAGATCTCAGAGGTGTAAATGGTACGCCTCAATCACTCCGCTACAGGCTTCGATTGCCTCCTCTACCGAGGCGATCTCTATTTCTTCGGGGGAGCCTTCCATCAAAATTGAACTCGTTTGGATTAACAAGTCCCAGGACTTCCAAAGGATATATCCAGCAATCACTAGTGTTAACACAGGGTCAACCCAGTCCCAGCCCAAGCAGTAGATTGCCGCTCCGCCAAGCAACACCGCGACCGATGCTCCCGCATCTGTCAGATTATGCAGAAAAGCCGCTTTCAAATTGAGACTTCCTTTAGACATTGCCCAGAGCAGCCATGCTGTAACTATATCGAATACGAGAGCTATCCCGGCCGCGAACATTATCCATCCGCCGTTTAGAGGCTCTGGTGCAAATAAACGATGGATAGCTTCATAGATCAGAGAAAGCCCAACCAAAATGAGCGACGTGAGCTGAATCATCGCTCCAATCAACTGCGCATGGCGGTAACCGAAGGTATACCGTTCGTCCGCGGCCTTGCAGGAAATCCTGTGTGCGATGTATGCGATCAGCAGCGCACCCGCATCATTGGTGTTGTGGAGGGCATCCGCCATCAATGAGACACTGCTTGAGACCAAGCCCGCAACAAATTCGAAGACTGAAAGTCCAAGGTTTGCAAGGACTGTCCAGAGCAAAACCTAATTGCTCACGGTAGCAGTGCCGTTAGAATGGTGGTGATGCTCTTGACTCATTCAGGAGCCTCCATTTCAGACATAATTTCTTTTGGAGCGAAAGGGATTTGGTTTTTTTCCACCTCTATGGGGTGGTCTTTCACTCCGACATATTCTCAAAAAGATTCTGGTTCTCAAGATTAGAATTAAAATGCCAACGATGAGGGAAATAACAGCTAAAGTCATTAAAAAATTGTGTACGCCTGTTATAAACGGAAGGCTGAACATATAGAATGAAACATCATACCCAAACACAGGATCAACTGTCCCTGCAGCTGCCCTATTAAAGAACAGGAGAGCCGCATCCCATAAACCTGCCCCCATGATGCCTGTTATCACCGCTGTAATGACCGCTACAATGGCCTTTATTCCTGGTCCGAGTTTCTTTACACGAAATAGAAATAAGAACATGTATAATCCGCCGAAGAGGAACGAAACTACTCCGTAACCCAGTTTTACAGTAAATTCAGTCCAGAATCTGTCTATGAATCCCAGCGATTGAAACCATAATTTATCCGCCCAGAACCCCATAAACCAGATAAACAGAATTGTGGCCGTAATAAGGACGACACCCAATACAGTAAGCACACTTTTTTTCTTCTTCATGCCGCTGGCTATCAAAAAGGCTTCAATTAAAAATAGTCTTATAAAAAACAAAATATACATAAACACCCCTGTTATTGTTCAATCTCAGTTTCTAATTTTTATTGACTATGGTTCTGAGCGAATCCAGCTTCCCAGCTGCAATTTTTCTTGCACGCCATGCCGAATCAGAGATTTTCGACTTCGGGAGAATCCGACTTTCCTCTTTCCAGTCTCATGCGCTCATCCTGGTATTCGTCCCGGGCGTCGGAGAGACTTGATTGCCAATTTGTTTCCAATGCGGTCATCTGGGCATTCCATCCTGCTTCCGATAGCTTCTCGTTAAAAGGAAATGGGTCTTTAGCAATCATATACAACAACTCCTTCTATAACTGTTCCAGGAATTATGATAATCCTCTTCTCCGTGAGTGTCTGTTCGATAACGTACATAACCATTTGCATATTGAAATCTTTAGTTCTAGCGGGATCATCTCGTTGGATCAAAATTCACACAAACAAGATTTCACCTTTATCAAAACTAAAATCCAAGTGATTTTCGGCAGTCAATGCCAGATCACGACGAAGCAGTGCATTGCCTCCGATTGCGACGACTAATCTCATAGCCTAGCTCCCTGGTATTGGATATTCATGTGAGTGTGGCCACCAACACGGCTTTGATGGTGTGCATGCGGTTCTCTGCCTGGGTAAAGACGGATGGAAGCGTTGGATCATATTGGGTTAGAGTGGACTAACAAATTGATCGCCTCCCCGAAAACTGGACATTCAAAATGTTAGTAATCGGAAAATATCCGATACTGATATTAGGGGGAGAATATGAAGCAATCTTCATCCAGAAAGATGGAGTAGTCTTTCACCCCTGATTCATCCTGAGATTTATTGGTTCTTCCCACACAATTCTATTGTTCATCCACAGAGTCTTCTGAGCTGTGTTATATTTAAAATCGGCAGTATCCCGGCAGCTATGGCACAATTGAAGAAAGCAAGCCTTGTTGAGAATGAAAATATAATGCCGGTTCAATAATAAGAAAATAAAGAAAAAATATATTATTAGGAGATTATATGAGTTTATCTTTAGCACATGTTTGTATTAAGACAAAGGATCTGAAAAAGACTGAGGACTTTTACTGCAATGGACTGGGTATGGAAAAGGTTTTTGATTTTACCCATAAAGGATCACTCTACGGGTTCTATCTAAGAATGTCTGAAAATAATTTTATTGAAGTTTTTGAAGATAAAGAGCTGGTAAGCGGCAGGGCCATGGGCATTCAGCACCTCTGTCTTGAAACGGATAATATCGATGACATGATAGTCGGGATGAATAAACACGGCATTGAAACCACAGAGAAGAAGATGGGATCCGACAGTACCTGGCAGACATGGTTCAAAGACCCCAGCGGCATTGATATAGAGTTGCATATGTACACAGAAAACAGCTCGCAGTATACAGGTCGATCCGTAGAAGCCGGATGGCTGGACGAATAAAAAGAAGTCCTCTAAAATATGGTTTTCAAGGGGATGGAGAAAAAAGGGCCCTATTACTCCAGCTTTGCCAGAGTATCCTTTGAAAATAATTTAGCCGGTATTAACCCATTTTTTATTCACTTGGTGTAAATATATTTCTGAAATTCCTCACTTTTGCATTTTGCGTCTCCATTTCCAGATCACCGTCATAAATCAATAGACCTTCATCTTCCGACTTTGTTAGTTTCTGAAAATAGTTAACGCCCTTTAGAAAGTCATCTCTAAAAGTTCTGGAAGATTTGATCTCTATGGGAGTATAAGACGATCCGGATGGGAAAAGTAGATCGATTTCATTCTGATGGTGATCTCTGAAAAAATATAATCCCGGATTTTTCCCTTCATTCAAACGATTTTTATAGGCTTCCGCTACAATCATATTTTCAAATAAATGACCAAAAAGAGGATCACGTTCAACCTGTTCAGCAGTTTCAATGCCCAGAAGATATACCGCCAGACCAATCTCAGTAAAATAAATCTTGGGAGACTTGGTTAACCTCTTTCCGTAATTCCTGAAAAAGGGTGGCAATTTAAAAACAATAAAGGAAGCCTCTAAAATACTCAGCCATTTTTTTATCTGAGGAGCACTGATCCCCACCTGATTGGAGAGGCTGTTGTAGTTGATTTCATGACCGATCCTGCCTGCCAGGAGTTTGAGGAACAGTTCGAAGGCCTGCTGATTTTCAATGGCCATGAGTTTCCTGACATCCCGTTCAACATATGTCTGGAAATAGTCTCTGTAAAACCGTTGAGGACGGATATGCTGATCATGCACTCTTGGCATAAACCCATTCAGTAGTAATTCACTTCTATCCCTGTTTACATACTCCTTGTCCAGTTCATTTAAGGATAACGGGAGCAGTGTCAGGAGGGCCGTTCGTCCGGCCAGTGATTGGGTTACAGCTTCTCTCAGCTTTAATTGATGGCTTCCCGTTAGAACAAACTGTGCTTTATTGCCATGATTTTCATCTGTGATAACCTGAATCCAGGATATCAGTTCAGGAACATTCTGGATTTCATCAATGATGACAGGAGGGGCATATCGCTGAAGGAAACTTTTGGGATCATTCTCTGCCAGGGACCTGTGTTCAGGGTTTTCCAGGTTTACATATTTATATTCAGGGAAGCTTTTTTTTGCCAGAGTTGTTTTTCCTGACTGCCTTGGTCCGATTATTGTGATGATTGGATATTCTTTTGCGGTTATCCCAAGTTCAGATTCGATTATTCTTTTAATCATATTGGACAATTCTAAACTCAGAGTTTGATAATGTCCAATTATAAATGCGGAAATAAATGCAATGAGATCTCCCAGCCTCAGGCATTCAGGGCATCAACCGGCTCCATCCGGGCAGCTTTTCGGGCCGGGATCAACGCCACCAGGGAGGTGATGCCTATGGCTACCAGGGCCGATACCAGATTATTACTTATTCAGTATTTCTAGACTAAACCGATGATCAAGTATATTATCTGTAATCAAGCCTTTATGATTAGCATTTAAATTTTTAATAAACTGCTTCTTACAATATATGGGCTTACAGGAGTTTAAATGAATAAATATTTCTTATTAGTGCTATTGGTTCCGGTTTTGTTTTTTTCCTGCGATATGCTAAATGATTCAGGCTCAGATGATTTTGAACTGATCGGCTCATGGGTTGCAACTGATGTTGTTGTTGATGTAGCCAGTGGAACTAAGGCCAACATCACCACAAATATAACTCAAACGACCTTTACTTCTAAGACGGTGATACAGCCTGCAGGATCAGAGACCTACCGTTCAGAGGGTGAGCTGACTAGTTTCAACAATGAAAAAAACTGTTATATTGCTAAAGTTACAAGTTCAGATACTCCGAATATGATTGGAATGTATGGTCGTACGGAATATGAATTGGCTTCTGACGGTTCGAGCTTTACGGGAGATTCATACAGCTATGAAACGACTGAGGAAGCGGCAAAAGATTCAAAAACAGTACAATTGACAGGCATCGTCTGTATTAAGCAGTAGTTTGTTAGGATACGCTCCCATTTCTCTATTCTCAGAAAATGGGAGCGCATAAAGTTAAAGATGTTGATTTCAGAAGAATAACAGACAAATGATGTTTGAGTGAGTACCTGCTCTCTTTCTTAATCCATGGAATAAAAAAACGATTTGACTGCGTTCTACCCGGGATATGTAAAATAGACTTCTGAATCGAAGAATTCCCATTTTTCATTTACCTGTATTTTTAACACTGTCGGACCGTGAATTTCCTGAACAAGACCGCTTGTCTCATCTGATTAAGGAGATCATTAACGCTGTTGAAAAAATCTTACTGTGCATCATTATCTCCTGTTAGATCTGAAAATTCTTGCCTTCTCAAAAACTTCGGCTTCACCTTTGAGATAGAGTTTTAATCTTTTCCTGACGCTGAAAGCGACGAGAAGGAAAATAAATATGAAAAAGACAAGTATGACCGGTTCCAGTATTTTTCCCTGAATCAGCGTAATAAGGACATACAATATGGGAAGTGCCGCAGATGCTGTCAAAGCGCATACGGAAACATAGCCGGTGAAACCTAGTGTTATAAAAAAAACTAAAAGGCAAAAAGGGGCTGCTAAAGGAACATAGGATGTTACGGCTCCCACAGCAGCTCCGAATCCTTTTCCTCCCCGGAATCCCGAAAACACAGGAAAAACATGTCCGAGAACCACTGCCAAAGTAGAAAACATAAAGATTACCGGCTCAGAAAAAGAACTGTCTGAAACTGATATATTTGTAATCCAATGAGCCGCTGCAAAACCTTTGAAAACATCGATGAATGCAACAGCCAGCCCGATTTTCCAACCCAGAACCCTGAATGAATTCGTGGCTCCCATATTTCCGCTGCCATGTTCCCGTATATCCATGCCATTTTTGAATAAGCGTCCCAATATCAAACTTGTAGGAAATGATCCGGCTAAATAGCTTAACATCATGACAATGACTAAATTGAGCATATTACTGACTCCTTTCCGGTTGAGTTTTGATGATCTTCCATCCTCGTCTGAGGGCAATCCTTCGAAGAAAATGATCCGGGTTGACAGCGACGGGGGTCCCCACGTACTCAAATAATTCCAAATCACTATAACTATCCGAGTAAAAACTGCATTTTTCAGCCTCTATCCCCATTGTTTCCAGATAAGAGGAAACTCTTTTTAGTTTCCCATTTCCGTAAGCCGGAATCTTTTTTAATTTCCCTGTTGAAAATCCATCTTTAAACTCAATTTCCGTAGAAATGACATCCTGGGCAGCGAATTCTGCAGAAAAGGGCTTGAGAATAAAACTGAAGGAGGCTGAGGCAATCAGTACTTTACCACCGGTTCTGTTGATTGTATTTATCAATTCAACCATAGATTTATTCAGCAGCTGTTTAAATTCATTTTTATAGATCTTATAGGACAATCTCATAAGTTCTTCCTGAGAGATCCCAGATAATAGATGGAATTTTTTGCTTAATAGTGATCTTCCCAGGATCTTGAATTGAAGGGCCAGAAATAAGTATGGGATATAAATAATGATTCCAATGGGAATGATTTTTTCTAATATCCCAGCCTTGATAAACTCTTTGACTGTAATTGCGTTGATGACTGTTTTATCGATATCAAAGATGTGGGTTGTGCCAGCCAGGTTTGAATTTATCATGAGTGATTTTATCCTTTGTAAATACAATTTCCATAATTTACTGGGAATCCCAGTTTTGCTTCATATACATAAGGTCTGTCATATCATAGCCGCGGTCAGTCATACGGTTGATGATTTGTTTGAGTAAGTCTTCATCCATATCGGGATTTCTTGACATTATCCAGAGGTATTTATAGTTGTTTGTCCCAATGACTGTGTATTGGTATTGTTCATCAATTTCCAAAATGTAATAGGGAAGTTTTAACGGCCATAAGGGACGGACTCGCCAATCTGCATTGCTTTCATTGTTATAGACCCAGCCGTCCTGATACATGATTTTTTCCTTCCCCTGGGGAGACCCTTTTCTGAAGGTATATTTTACACGGATATTTCCTTCTTCGGTCAGGGAGTAGTTCTCAATCCCGTTGGCGGCCTTTTTTTCAAAGATTGTGGGGAGGAGTGCAATGACATACCAATCTCCAGAAAAACTTTCAAGATCGATATATTCAGCAGTTTTATGAAAGGGTTCCTTTCCGGAAGTAGCACAGGATGATAGAAAGGCAACAATTAATGCTATTGGTATAAAAATCTTCATTTAAGAAACTCCCAATATAATACTCTATTGATATATGATTATTTAATTTAAGTGAATATATATATAAGAATTCAAATATATTCCTGAAAGTCCTCACTTTTATATCCTTAGC
This genomic stretch from Oceanispirochaeta sp. harbors:
- a CDS encoding thiamine pyrophosphate-dependent enzyme, translated to MMDKKDWLNNEVDIAWCPGCGDFGLRNIVAEAYADLGLKKEELCMVSGIGQAAKSPQYYHTSYFNGLHGRALPAAAAIKMVNPELKVVVQSGDGDMYGEGGNHFIHNNRRNSDITVIVHDNMIYGLTKGQAAPTSQLGHKTPIQVDGVIEEPFNPLAVAISMGATFVAKSSVHEKELTKELIKQAIQHDGFALVDVFQSCVSFNKVNTNQWFKDNTYILDKDYDPGNKVKAFKKSLEREPWPLGLIYKSDSRKSYNKNVSMFKNDSTPLYKRKRDISVVKKIMESMK
- a CDS encoding cation diffusion facilitator family transporter, with amino-acid sequence MLWTVLANLGLSVFEFVAGLVSSSVSLMADALHNTNDAGALLIAYIAHRISCKAADERYTFGYRHAQLIGAMIQLTSLILVGLSLIYEAIHRLFAPEPLNGGWIMFAAGIALVFDIVTAWLLWAMSKGSLNLKAAFLHNLTDAGASVAVLLGGAAIYCLGWDWVDPVLTLVIAGYILWKSWDLLIQTSSILMEGSPEEIEIASVEEAIEACSGVIEAYHLHL
- a CDS encoding UPF0182 family protein — its product is MYILFFIRLFLIEAFLIASGMKKKKSVLTVLGVVLITATILFIWFMGFWADKLWFQSLGFIDRFWTEFTVKLGYGVVSFLFGGLYMFLFLFRVKKLGPGIKAIVAVITAVITGIMGAGLWDAALLFFNRAAAGTVDPVFGYDVSFYMFSLPFITGVHNFLMTLAVISLIVGILILILRTRIFLRICRSERPPHRGGKKPNPFRSKRNYV
- a CDS encoding VOC family protein, coding for MSLSLAHVCIKTKDLKKTEDFYCNGLGMEKVFDFTHKGSLYGFYLRMSENNFIEVFEDKELVSGRAMGIQHLCLETDNIDDMIVGMNKHGIETTEKKMGSDSTWQTWFKDPSGIDIELHMYTENSSQYTGRSVEAGWLDE
- a CDS encoding ATP-binding protein; this encodes MIKRIIESELGITAKEYPIITIIGPRQSGKTTLAKKSFPEYKYVNLENPEHRSLAENDPKSFLQRYAPPVIIDEIQNVPELISWIQVITDENHGNKAQFVLTGSHQLKLREAVTQSLAGRTALLTLLPLSLNELDKEYVNRDRSELLLNGFMPRVHDQHIRPQRFYRDYFQTYVERDVRKLMAIENQQAFELFLKLLAGRIGHEINYNSLSNQVGISAPQIKKWLSILEASFIVFKLPPFFRNYGKRLTKSPKIYFTEIGLAVYLLGIETAEQVERDPLFGHLFENMIVAEAYKNRLNEGKNPGLYFFRDHHQNEIDLLFPSGSSYTPIEIKSSRTFRDDFLKGVNYFQKLTKSEDEGLLIYDGDLEMETQNAKVRNFRNIFTPSE
- a CDS encoding glycerol-3-phosphate acyltransferase is translated as MLNLVIVMMLSYLAGSFPTSLILGRLFKNGMDIREHGSGNMGATNSFRVLGWKIGLAVAFIDVFKGFAAAHWITNISVSDSSFSEPVIFMFSTLAVVLGHVFPVFSGFRGGKGFGAAVGAVTSYVPLAAPFCLLVFFITLGFTGYVSVCALTASAALPILYVLITLIQGKILEPVILVFFIFIFLLVAFSVRKRLKLYLKGEAEVFEKARIFRSNRR
- a CDS encoding HAD family phosphatase, whose protein sequence is MINSNLAGTTHIFDIDKTVINAITVKEFIKAGILEKIIPIGIIIYIPYLFLALQFKILGRSLLSKKFHLLSGISQEELMRLSYKIYKNEFKQLLNKSMVELINTINRTGGKVLIASASFSFILKPFSAEFAAQDVISTEIEFKDGFSTGKLKKIPAYGNGKLKRVSSYLETMGIEAEKCSFYSDSYSDLELFEYVGTPVAVNPDHFLRRIALRRGWKIIKTQPERSQ
- a CDS encoding lipocalin family protein; the protein is MKIFIPIALIVAFLSSCATSGKEPFHKTAEYIDLESFSGDWYVIALLPTIFEKKAANGIENYSLTEEGNIRVKYTFRKGSPQGKEKIMYQDGWVYNNESNADWRVRPLWPLKLPYYILEIDEQYQYTVIGTNNYKYLWIMSRNPDMDEDLLKQIINRMTDRGYDMTDLMYMKQNWDSQ